In Saimiri boliviensis isolate mSaiBol1 chromosome 12, mSaiBol1.pri, whole genome shotgun sequence, one genomic interval encodes:
- the STX4 gene encoding syntaxin-4 isoform X1, which translates to MPRIYHGGAGLRLREQETGRKGNSNLWNLSGPWGRLLPIDCGWCKGQSLWQLVGVLRSAPRGRGVSECEWGTGIPNLRASRLRRRGGRAQAAMRDRTHELRQGDDSSDEEDKERVALVVHPGMARLGSPDEEFFQKVRTIRQTIVKLGNKVQELEKQQVTILATPLPEESMKQDLQNLRDEIKQLGREIRLQLKAIEPQKEEADENYNSVNTRIRKTQHGVLSQQFVELINKCNSMQSEYREKNVERIRRQLKITNAGMVSDEELEQMLDSGQSEVFVSNILKDTQVTRQALNEISARHSEIQQLERSIRELHEIFTFLATEVEMQGEMINRIEKNILSSADYVERGQEHVKTALENQKKARKKKVFIAICVSIIVVLLAVIIGVTVVG; encoded by the exons ATGCCCCGAATTTATCACGGAGGGGCggggctgaggctgagggagCAAGAGACGGGAAGAAAAGGGAATTCCAACCTGTGGAACCTTAGTGGTCCCTGGGGTCGGCTCCTTCCCATTGACTGTGGGTGGTGCAAAGGACAAAGCCTCTGGCAGCTGGTGGGGGTGTTGAGGTCCGCACCGAGAGGGAGGGGAGTGTCAGAGTGTGAGTGGGGTACGGGAATTCCAAACTTGAGGGCCTCCCGGCTCAGGCGCCGGGGAGGGAGAGCTCAGGCCGCCATGCGGGACAGGACCCacgagctgaggcag GGGGATGACAGCTCTGACGAAGAGGACAAGGAGCGGGTCGCGCTGGTGGTGCACCCGGGCATGGCACGGCTGGGGAGCCCGGACGAGGAGTTCTTCCAGAAG GTCCGAACAATTCGGCAGACTATTGTCAAACTGGGGAATAAAGTCCAAGAGCTGGAGAAACAGCAGGTCACCATCCTGGCCACGCCCCTTCCCGAGGAGA GCATGAAGCAGGACCTGCAGAACCTGCGCGATGAGATCAAACAACTGGGGAGGGAGATCCGCCTGCAGCTGAAGG CCATAGAGCCCCAGAAGGAGGAAGCTGATGAGAACTATAACTCCGTCAACACAAGAATAAGAAAAACccag CATGGGGTCCTGTCCCAGCAATTCGTGGAGCTCATCAACAAGTGCAATTCAATGCAGTCCGAATACCGGGAGAAGAACGTGGAGCGGATCCGGAGGCAACTGAAGATCA CCAATGCTGGGATGGTGTCTGACGAGGAGCTGGAGCAGATGCTGGACAGCGGGCAGAGCGAGGTGTTTGTGTCCAAT ATCCTGAAGGACACGCAGGTGACTCGACAGGCCTTAAATGAGATCTCGGCCCGGCACAGTGAGATCCAGCAGCTTGAACGCAGTATTCGCGAGCTGCACGAGATCTTCACTTTTCTGGCTACTGAAGTGGAGATGCAG GGGGAGATGATCAATCGGATCGAGAAGAACATCCTGAGCTCAGCAGACTACGTGGAACGCGGGCAGGAGCACGTCAAGACAGCCCTGGAGAACCAGAAGAAGGCCAGGAAG AAGAAAGTCTTCATTGCCATCTGTGTATCCATCATCGTCGTCCTCCTAGCAGTCATTATTGGCGTCACAGTGGTTGGATGA
- the STX4 gene encoding syntaxin-4 isoform X2 — MTALTKRTRSGSRWWCTRAWHGWGARTRSSSRSPLGHPPQVRTIRQTIVKLGNKVQELEKQQVTILATPLPEESMKQDLQNLRDEIKQLGREIRLQLKAIEPQKEEADENYNSVNTRIRKTQHGVLSQQFVELINKCNSMQSEYREKNVERIRRQLKITNAGMVSDEELEQMLDSGQSEVFVSNILKDTQVTRQALNEISARHSEIQQLERSIRELHEIFTFLATEVEMQGEMINRIEKNILSSADYVERGQEHVKTALENQKKARKKKVFIAICVSIIVVLLAVIIGVTVVG, encoded by the exons ATGACAGCTCTGACGAAGAGGACAAGGAGCGGGTCGCGCTGGTGGTGCACCCGGGCATGGCACGGCTGGGGAGCCCGGACGAGGAGTTCTTCCAGAAG CCCTCTCGGTCACCCTCCCCAGGTCCGAACAATTCGGCAGACTATTGTCAAACTGGGGAATAAAGTCCAAGAGCTGGAGAAACAGCAGGTCACCATCCTGGCCACGCCCCTTCCCGAGGAGA GCATGAAGCAGGACCTGCAGAACCTGCGCGATGAGATCAAACAACTGGGGAGGGAGATCCGCCTGCAGCTGAAGG CCATAGAGCCCCAGAAGGAGGAAGCTGATGAGAACTATAACTCCGTCAACACAAGAATAAGAAAAACccag CATGGGGTCCTGTCCCAGCAATTCGTGGAGCTCATCAACAAGTGCAATTCAATGCAGTCCGAATACCGGGAGAAGAACGTGGAGCGGATCCGGAGGCAACTGAAGATCA CCAATGCTGGGATGGTGTCTGACGAGGAGCTGGAGCAGATGCTGGACAGCGGGCAGAGCGAGGTGTTTGTGTCCAAT ATCCTGAAGGACACGCAGGTGACTCGACAGGCCTTAAATGAGATCTCGGCCCGGCACAGTGAGATCCAGCAGCTTGAACGCAGTATTCGCGAGCTGCACGAGATCTTCACTTTTCTGGCTACTGAAGTGGAGATGCAG GGGGAGATGATCAATCGGATCGAGAAGAACATCCTGAGCTCAGCAGACTACGTGGAACGCGGGCAGGAGCACGTCAAGACAGCCCTGGAGAACCAGAAGAAGGCCAGGAAG AAGAAAGTCTTCATTGCCATCTGTGTATCCATCATCGTCGTCCTCCTAGCAGTCATTATTGGCGTCACAGTGGTTGGATGA
- the ZNF668 gene encoding zinc finger protein 668 produces the protein MEAEAAEARSPAPGYKRSGRRYKCLSCTKTFPNAPRAARHAATHGPADCSEEVAEVKPKPETEAKAEEASGDKVSGSAAKPRPYACPLCPKAYKTAPELRSHGRSHTGEKPFPCPECGRRFMQPVCLRVHLASHAGELPFRCAHCPKAYGALSKLKIHQRGHTGERPYACADCGKSFADPSVFRKHRRTHAGLRPYSCERCGKAYAELKDLRNHERSHTGERPFLCSECGKSFSRSSSLTCHQRIHAAQKPYRCPACGKGFTQLSSYQSHERTHSGEKPFLCPRCGRMFSDPSSFRRHQRAHEGVKPYHCEKCGKDFRQPADLAMHRRVHTGDRPFKCLQCDKTFVASWDLKRHALVHSGQRPFRCEECGRAFAERASLTKHSRVHSGERPFHCNACGKSFVVSSSLRKHERTHRSSEAAGAPPAQELVVGLALPVGMAGEGSATPAAEAGLGDPPAGLLGLPPESGGVMATQWQVVGMTVEHVECQDAGVREAPGPLEGAGEVGGEEADEKPPQFVCRECKETFSTMTLLRRHERSHPELRPFPCTQCGKSFSDRAGLRKHSRTHSSVRPYTCPHCPKAFLSASDLRKHERTHPVPMRTPTPLEPLVALLGMPEEGPA, from the exons atggaagcggaggctgcagaggCCCGGTCCCCAGCCCCAGGCTATAAGCGCTCCGGCCGCCGTTACAAGTGCCTGTCCTGTACCAAGACATTTCCAAATGCGCCCAGGGCAGCGCGCCACGCTGCCACACATGGGCCGGCAGACTGCTCTGAGGAGGTGGCCGAGGTGAAGCCAAAGCCGGAGACAGAAGCCAAGGCAGAGGAAGCCAGTGGGGACAAGGTGTCAGGCTCTGCGGCTAAGCCGAGGCCCTATGCGTGCCCGCTGTGCCCCAAGGCCTATAAAACAGCACCTGAGCTGCGCAGCCACGGGCGCAgccacacaggggagaagcccttTCCGTGCCCTGAGTGTGGCCGCCGCTTCATGCAGCCCGTGTGCCTACGTGTGCACCTGGCCTCACACGCTGGCGAGCTGCCCTTCCGCTGCGCGCACTGCCCCAAGGCTTATGGCGCGCTCTCCAAGCTCAAGATCCACCAGCGAGGCCACACGGGCGAGCGGCCCTACGCCTGCGCCGACTGCGGCAAGAGCTTCGCCGACCCTTCAGTGTTCCGCAAGCACCGGCGCACTCACGCTGGCCTGCGGCCCTACAGCTGTGAGCGCTGCGGCAAAGCCTACGCAGAGCTCAAGGACCTCCGCAACCATGAGCG GTCTCACACCGGGGAGCGCCCCTTCCTCTGCTCCGAGTGCGGAAAGAGCTTCTCCCGCTCCTCCTCGCTCACGTGCCACCAGCGCATCCACGCAGCACAGAAGCCCTACCGCTGCCCGGCCTGCGGTAAGGGCTTTACTCAGCTCAGTTCCTACCAGAGCCACGAGCGCACACACTCGGGGGAGAAGCCCTTCCTGTGCCCACGCTGCGGCCGCATGTTCTCCGACCCCTCGAGCTTCCGGCGCCACCAGCGAGCGCATGAGGGCGTGAAGCCATACCACTGCGAGAAATGCGGCAAGGACTTCCGGCAGCCGGCTGACCTGGCCATGCACCGGCGCGTGCACACGGGTGACCGGCCATTCAAGTGCCTGCAGTGTGACAAGACATTCGTAGCTTCCTGGGACCTCAAGCGGCACGCACTGGTGCACTCTGGCCAGCGTCCCTTCCGCTGCGAGGAGTGCGGGCGAGCCTTTGCCGAGCGTGCCAGCCTCACGAAGCACAGCCGGGTGCACTCGGGGGAGCGCCCCTTCCACTGTAATGCGTGCGGGAAATCCTTTGTGGTGTCCTCGAGCCTGAGGAAGCATGAGCGGACCCATCGAAGCAGTGAGGCCGCGGGGGCGCCTCCTGCACAGGAGCTGGTGGTGGGGTTGGCGCTGCCTGTGGGCATGGCAGGTGAGGGCTCAGCCACCCCGGCAGCAGAGGCGGGGCTAGGGGACCCTCCAGCAGGGCTGCTAGGGCTGCCTCCGGAGTCAGGTGGCGTGATGGCCACACAGTGGCAGGTGGTGGGCATGACGGTGGAGCATGTGGAATGCCAAGATGCTGGTGTCCGGGAGGCTCCTGGTCCCTTGGAAGGGGCAGGCGAGGTGGGGGGTGAGGAGGCTGATGAGAAGCCCCCCCAGTTTGTGTGCCGAGAGTGCAAGGAGACCTTCTCCACGATGACGCTGCTGCGTCGGCACGAGCGCTCGCACCCGGAGCTCCGACCCTTTCCCTGCACCCAGTGCGGCAAGAGCTTCTCTGACCGGGCTGGGCTACGCAAACACAGCCGCACTCACAGCTCAGTGCGTCCCTACACCTGCCCCCATTGTCCCAAGGCCTTCTTGAGTGCCAGCGACCTGCGCAAGCACGAACGCACTCATCCTGTGCCCATGAGAACCCCCACGCCCCTGGAGCCCCTGGTGGCTTTGCTAGGAATGCCTGAAGAGGGGCCGGCCTAA